One Flavobacterium sp. 90 DNA segment encodes these proteins:
- a CDS encoding T9SS type B sorting domain-containing protein produces the protein MQNITYKKPLFFCFSIFLFLVTFQARAQFPFFESFKKTTTSNIQFGGSPAAFLTAGAGSKDGFIDSDGDGYLRLTSNRSNQQGMIWSDLYAFPSFYGMTISFEYYTHGGNGSNGADGICFILFDATTPRVTPGAYGGSLGYAQQNSAMNGFSGGYLGVGIDEYGNFAAKSEGKSGGTPQITSNSIVLRGQGSGITGYPYLTSAQTIASPYLFNIPGKDRTATDNSKDGFRKLEIILKPRKGGGFFIDVNLTHGNTKTLVINNFEYTTPAPENLKFAISSSTGGDNNFHEIRNLNLSVDLSTLLSPIARPISLSACAGLTCISSNDININNEGNVNVLGTTNRESVDLDEDIPGIQTSKTVAGKGTFTYNSTGGAVTFTPLFNSVEEPITINYTFNDSYGKTSNVSTITYTPIINKPANVVSQKTICPGETYTWPVNGKPYSSSGIYTSVNNGCVANEVLELTVNQKTTEIIATGIIICKGGTGSLRTKTDNQPSLSFNGTWNPLTDPKTFMPERRTNKIPKCGFYDDQAASYQTITFSVNVTGEYTLKMTGITTDYRAGYIYKGNYTLGTCPEDGTWITGDDDYGIMGEKIPTLTAHLEVGTLYTLVSLLQAYESLKPVDYTWTLRPPDGGGFFLNPITAWYTSSIGGSPIGWGDTFNPVGVPNSGLSNTNTAGQTTYYIGDITECFKRIPVVFEIKEDATVEAATSTTETCIDIAIPAITHTTYGITGIDSSTNLPTGVTATFTNNRITISGTPTVTGIFNYTINLTKDSNYCGTSAATGNIIVNALLTTPLVTTTNANCSTPSTSKIDNYLDSNTYIFAPLGPTVDNTGVITAMKVNTEYTVTSTNTTCTSAKSAKFHYTQQLTKPTASITYSASSYSTSEETKVVTLNGQVDGKYTATPLGLYIDENTGAIDPNKSLANSYTVTYTFTNGDCSNTTQTNVQIVSPKIAAWLVVKDANDNGTIEPGENITFMLRMSNIDPDHVTLHNITGSIDLPAHTTLVSQTQSMYVTPSRFSFSTPQYTDYPYLWDLTYQREPTILITVKADCDLTNVSQIETKGRIYVDGVEIQTSIPPSPLSALGSWIAKSGNNQYLVPPLLANCVNFKDCPTALPVSTIKISVLKIDNPEAICSGNTVNLSSTVNTESTPGILTYWTDAVATIPLTNSTAVAVSGTYYIKNTSAQGCETIKPVVVRVNPKPETIITKENICFGESFPWSVDGKTYTASGTYTKTNDGCTSDQVLNLTIKEKLIVTQLAFSTCIGDGEEFNNKTVCEVTSGIVTGIGTPMRLPSGLSLIWSASDNTIKLNGSATESGDFWFSVPLLTENCEKREATGNIVVRPKAKTITTTENICFGKSFFWDANGKIYTTSGTYTKNYNGCIADEILKLTVDNKPETVTTTKEICFGESFPWSVDGKTYSASGTYTKTNDGCTADQTLELTIGTKPETIITKENICFAESFPWTVDGKTYSASGTYTKTNDGCTADQTLELTIGTKPETIITKENICFAESFPWTVDGKTYSASGIYTKTNDGCTADQTLELTIGTKPKTIITKENICFGESFPWSVDGKTYSVSGIYTKTNDGCTADQTLELTIGTKPETIITKENICFGESFPWSVDGEIYSVSGIYTKTNDGCTADQTLELTIGTKPETIITKENICFGESFPWSVDGETYSASGTYTKTNDGCTADQTLELTIGTKPETIITKENICFGESFPWSVDGKTYTASGTYTQINDGCTADQTLELTIGTKPETIITKENICFGESFPWTVDGEIYSVSGIYTKTNDGCTADQTLELTIGTKPEAIITKENICFGESFPWSVDGETYNVSGIYTKTNNGCTADQTLELTIGIKPETIITKENICFGESFPWSVDGKTYSVSGIYTKTNDGCTADQTLELTIGIKPETIITKENICFGESFPWSVNGKTYSVSGTYTKTNDGCTADQTLELTIGTKPETIITKENICFGESFPWSVNGKTYSVSGTYTKTNDGCTADQTLELTIGTKPETIITKENICFGESFPWSVNGKTYSVSGTYTKTNDGCTADQTLELTIGTKPEAIITKENICFGESFPWAVNGETYNVSGTYTKNNNGCTPDQTLELTIGTKPETIITKENICFGESFSWSVDGETYSASGTYTKTNDGCTADQSLELTIRTKPETIITKENICFGESFPWSVDGETYSASGIYTKINDGCSADQTLELTIGTKPETIITKENICFGESFPWSVDGKTYSASGIYTKTNDGCTADQTLELTIGTKPETIITKENICFGESFPWSVDGKTYSASGTYTKTNDGCTADQTLELTMAKLLEASLITNSLIPELCSGDKDGSFSIEITGGIMPYSLTLDDKKGSYNQIIGDKNTFTNLEGGSHIIYIKDSSDCTTALIVEMPKAIVINPVANVTYSCLDNITVNSVTIDVDPSITDVNDLDYSLDGIIYQSNNLFTNVSPGMQTIYARNSNGCIQQTKEFFIDYVEPLNLTLADGELNEIVATATGGESQYRYSFNNEPNSTTNKFIIYKSGDYSITVTDKNGCTVTTSRYFEFIDVCIPNHFTPNGDGINDEWGPGCTTQYKNLTFMIFDRYGRIIGNYKYGQKWDGKYNGTELSSGDYWYVFKLNDNKDNREFVGHFTLYR, from the coding sequence ATGCAAAACATTACTTATAAAAAACCTCTTTTTTTCTGTTTTTCCATCTTTTTGTTTTTAGTTACTTTTCAAGCCAGAGCACAATTTCCATTTTTTGAAAGTTTTAAAAAAACTACAACTTCAAATATTCAATTTGGAGGATCTCCTGCAGCTTTTCTTACGGCAGGTGCTGGATCAAAAGATGGATTTATTGATTCTGACGGAGACGGTTATTTAAGACTAACAAGTAATAGATCTAACCAACAAGGAATGATATGGTCTGATTTATATGCTTTTCCTTCTTTCTACGGAATGACTATTTCTTTTGAATATTATACTCACGGGGGAAATGGATCTAATGGCGCAGATGGCATCTGCTTTATATTATTTGACGCAACAACACCTAGAGTTACTCCAGGAGCTTATGGAGGTTCATTAGGTTATGCACAACAAAATAGTGCAATGAATGGTTTCTCGGGTGGTTATTTAGGTGTTGGAATTGATGAATATGGCAATTTTGCTGCCAAGAGTGAAGGAAAAAGTGGCGGCACACCTCAAATTACATCTAATAGCATCGTACTTAGAGGCCAGGGATCTGGCATCACGGGTTATCCATATCTCACAAGTGCACAAACTATAGCTTCACCTTACTTATTCAACATACCTGGAAAAGACAGAACAGCAACAGACAATTCAAAAGACGGCTTCAGGAAATTAGAAATAATTCTAAAACCCCGTAAAGGAGGAGGCTTTTTTATAGATGTAAATTTAACACATGGAAACACCAAAACATTAGTTATTAATAACTTCGAATACACCACTCCTGCACCAGAAAATTTAAAGTTTGCCATTTCTTCATCAACAGGAGGGGATAATAATTTTCATGAGATACGAAACTTAAACCTTTCTGTAGATTTATCAACGCTTCTTTCTCCAATTGCAAGACCTATATCTCTTTCGGCATGTGCAGGATTAACATGTATTTCTTCTAATGACATAAACATCAATAATGAGGGAAATGTTAATGTACTAGGAACCACAAATAGAGAATCTGTTGACTTAGACGAAGATATCCCTGGAATTCAAACCTCTAAAACAGTTGCCGGAAAAGGAACATTTACTTATAATTCCACAGGAGGAGCAGTGACTTTTACACCTCTATTTAATTCTGTCGAGGAACCAATAACAATAAATTATACTTTCAATGATTCTTATGGCAAAACATCTAATGTTTCTACTATAACTTATACACCTATTATTAATAAGCCTGCTAATGTTGTCAGCCAAAAAACAATATGCCCTGGAGAAACCTATACTTGGCCCGTAAACGGCAAACCTTATTCTAGCTCTGGAATTTACACTTCTGTAAATAATGGCTGTGTAGCAAATGAGGTATTAGAATTGACCGTTAATCAAAAAACAACTGAGATTATTGCTACTGGAATTATTATATGCAAGGGCGGCACAGGATCACTAAGAACTAAAACAGACAATCAGCCTTCACTCTCTTTTAATGGCACTTGGAATCCTCTTACTGATCCTAAAACATTTATGCCAGAGCGCAGAACTAACAAAATTCCTAAATGTGGTTTTTATGATGATCAAGCGGCAAGTTATCAAACTATTACATTTTCAGTAAATGTAACAGGCGAATACACTTTAAAAATGACCGGCATAACAACGGATTATAGAGCCGGATATATTTACAAAGGCAATTATACCTTAGGAACCTGTCCTGAAGATGGAACCTGGATTACAGGAGATGATGATTATGGAATAATGGGCGAAAAAATCCCAACTTTAACAGCACATCTTGAAGTGGGGACTCTTTATACACTAGTTTCTCTTCTTCAAGCATATGAATCACTTAAACCTGTAGATTACACTTGGACCTTAAGACCTCCTGATGGAGGAGGCTTTTTCTTAAATCCCATTACTGCATGGTATACCAGTTCTATTGGTGGCAGTCCGATAGGTTGGGGAGACACGTTTAATCCTGTAGGCGTACCTAACTCTGGCTTATCAAATACAAATACAGCTGGTCAAACAACTTATTACATAGGAGACATAACAGAATGCTTTAAAAGGATTCCCGTTGTTTTCGAAATCAAAGAAGATGCAACTGTAGAAGCTGCTACATCTACTACAGAAACTTGTATCGATATAGCGATACCAGCCATCACACACACAACATATGGAATAACAGGCATTGATTCATCAACAAATCTACCAACTGGTGTTACAGCAACTTTTACAAATAATAGGATTACCATTAGTGGTACACCAACAGTAACGGGAATTTTTAATTATACTATTAACTTAACTAAAGACAGTAACTATTGTGGTACTAGCGCAGCAACCGGAAATATTATTGTTAATGCCTTACTAACAACGCCACTTGTTACAACTACAAATGCAAACTGTTCGACTCCAAGTACAAGCAAAATTGATAATTATCTAGATAGCAATACATATATTTTTGCTCCACTAGGACCAACTGTAGATAACACAGGGGTTATTACAGCAATGAAAGTTAATACAGAATATACCGTCACTTCAACTAACACTACTTGTACTTCTGCAAAATCAGCTAAATTTCATTATACTCAGCAATTAACAAAACCTACGGCATCAATTACTTATTCAGCATCTTCATACTCAACATCTGAAGAAACAAAAGTAGTAACGCTAAATGGTCAGGTTGACGGCAAATATACTGCTACACCTTTAGGCCTATATATTGACGAAAATACTGGAGCAATTGATCCTAATAAAAGCTTAGCAAATTCATATACTGTAACATACACATTTACAAATGGAGATTGCAGCAATACAACCCAAACGAATGTTCAAATAGTATCTCCAAAAATTGCTGCTTGGCTAGTAGTAAAAGATGCTAACGATAACGGAACAATAGAACCTGGTGAAAATATAACTTTTATGTTAAGAATGTCAAATATAGATCCTGATCATGTAACCCTTCATAATATTACAGGCTCTATCGATTTACCAGCGCACACGACTTTAGTAAGTCAAACACAATCGATGTATGTCACTCCTTCCAGATTTTCTTTTTCTACACCTCAATACACAGATTATCCATATTTATGGGATTTAACCTATCAACGTGAACCAACAATATTAATTACGGTAAAAGCAGATTGTGACTTAACTAATGTGTCTCAAATAGAAACCAAAGGACGAATATATGTCGATGGAGTAGAAATACAAACATCGATCCCTCCTAGTCCTTTATCTGCTCTTGGATCATGGATAGCTAAATCTGGCAATAATCAATATTTAGTTCCTCCTCTCTTAGCAAACTGTGTAAATTTTAAAGACTGTCCCACTGCTCTTCCTGTATCAACTATTAAAATATCAGTTTTAAAGATTGATAATCCGGAAGCAATTTGCTCAGGAAACACAGTAAATCTCTCTTCAACAGTAAATACAGAAAGTACTCCAGGTATTTTAACCTACTGGACAGATGCCGTAGCAACTATTCCTTTAACTAATTCTACAGCAGTAGCAGTATCTGGCACATATTATATTAAGAATACTTCTGCACAAGGTTGCGAAACAATAAAACCTGTAGTTGTAAGGGTGAATCCAAAACCGGAAACGATAATCACTAAAGAGAATATCTGTTTTGGAGAATCTTTCCCTTGGTCAGTAGATGGTAAAACCTATACTGCTTCGGGAACGTATACAAAAACTAATGATGGTTGTACATCTGATCAAGTATTAAATCTTACTATCAAAGAAAAGCTTATTGTAACACAGTTAGCATTTAGCACATGTATTGGAGATGGTGAAGAATTCAACAATAAAACTGTCTGTGAGGTAACCTCAGGTATAGTTACAGGTATAGGAACACCTATGAGATTACCTTCAGGACTTTCTCTTATCTGGTCAGCTTCTGACAATACCATTAAACTTAATGGTTCAGCAACAGAATCAGGTGATTTTTGGTTTAGTGTACCTTTATTAACAGAAAACTGCGAGAAGCGAGAAGCAACTGGAAATATCGTTGTACGTCCAAAAGCAAAAACAATAACTACAACAGAAAATATCTGTTTTGGAAAATCTTTTTTCTGGGATGCTAACGGAAAAATTTATACTACATCTGGAACGTACACTAAAAACTATAACGGATGCATCGCTGATGAAATACTAAAATTAACTGTTGACAATAAACCAGAAACCGTAACCACAACAAAAGAAATCTGTTTTGGAGAATCTTTCCCGTGGTCTGTAGATGGAAAAACTTATTCGGCTTCTGGAACTTATACCAAAACTAATGACGGCTGTACCGCAGATCAGACTTTGGAATTAACTATTGGAACTAAACCCGAAACAATAATCACTAAAGAAAACATTTGTTTTGCAGAATCTTTCCCTTGGACTGTTGACGGAAAAACTTATTCGGCTTCTGGAACTTATACCAAAACTAATGACGGCTGTACCGCAGATCAGACTTTGGAATTAACTATTGGAACTAAACCCGAAACAATAATCACTAAAGAAAACATTTGTTTTGCAGAATCTTTCCCTTGGACTGTTGACGGAAAAACTTATTCTGCTTCGGGAATTTACACTAAAACTAATGATGGATGTACTGCTGATCAGACTTTGGAATTAACTATTGGAACTAAACCCAAAACAATAATCACTAAAGAAAACATCTGTTTTGGGGAATCTTTTCCCTGGTCTGTAGATGGAAAAACCTATTCGGTTTCGGGAATTTATACCAAAACTAATGACGGATGCACCGCAGATCAAACTTTGGAATTGACTATTGGAACTAAACCCGAAACGATAATCACTAAAGAAAACATCTGTTTTGGAGAATCTTTTCCCTGGTCTGTAGATGGAGAAATCTACAGCGTTTCAGGAATTTATACCAAAACTAATGATGGATGTACTGCTGATCAGACTTTGGAATTAACTATTGGGACTAAACCCGAGACGATCATTACTAAAGAGAACATCTGCTTTGGTGAATCTTTTCCTTGGTCTGTAGACGGAGAAACCTATTCGGCTTCTGGAACTTATACCAAAACTAATGACGGTTGTACTGCTGATCAGACTTTGGAATTAACTATTGGAACTAAACCCGAAACGATAATCACTAAAGAGAACATCTGTTTTGGAGAATCTTTTCCCTGGTCTGTAGATGGGAAAACGTATACCGCTTCTGGAACTTACACTCAAATTAATGACGGTTGTACCGCTGATCAGACTTTGGAATTAACTATTGGGACTAAACCCGAAACGATTATCACTAAAGAGAACATCTGTTTTGGGGAATCTTTCCCTTGGACTGTTGACGGAGAAATCTACAGCGTTTCAGGAATTTATACCAAAACTAATGATGGATGTACTGCTGATCAGACTTTGGAATTGACTATTGGAACTAAACCGGAAGCGATCATCACTAAAGAGAACATCTGTTTTGGGGAATCTTTCCCATGGTCTGTAGATGGAGAAACCTATAACGTTTCGGGAATTTATACCAAAACTAATAACGGTTGTACTGCAGATCAGACTTTGGAATTGACTATTGGCATTAAACCCGAAACGATAATCACTAAAGAGAACATCTGTTTTGGAGAATCTTTCCCTTGGTCTGTAGATGGGAAAACTTATTCGGTTTCTGGAATTTATACTAAAACTAATGATGGCTGTACTGCTGATCAGACTTTGGAATTAACTATTGGCATTAAACCCGAAACGATCATCACTAAAGAGAACATCTGTTTTGGCGAATCTTTCCCGTGGTCTGTTAACGGAAAAACTTATTCGGTTTCTGGAACTTATACCAAAACTAATGATGGTTGTACCGCTGATCAGACTTTGGAATTGACTATTGGCACTAAACCAGAAACAATCATCACTAAAGAGAACATCTGTTTTGGCGAATCTTTCCCGTGGTCTGTTAACGGAAAAACTTATTCGGTTTCTGGAACTTATACCAAAACTAATGATGGTTGTACCGCTGATCAGACTTTGGAATTGACTATTGGCACTAAACCAGAAACAATCATCACTAAAGAGAACATCTGTTTTGGCGAATCTTTCCCGTGGTCTGTTAACGGAAAAACTTATTCGGTTTCTGGAACTTATACCAAAACTAATGATGGTTGTACCGCTGATCAGACTTTGGAATTGACTATTGGCACTAAACCTGAAGCAATCATCACTAAAGAAAACATCTGTTTTGGTGAATCTTTCCCTTGGGCTGTAAATGGAGAAACCTACAACGTTTCGGGAACTTATACTAAAAACAATAACGGTTGTACCCCGGATCAGACTTTGGAATTAACTATTGGAACTAAACCCGAAACAATCATCACTAAAGAAAATATCTGTTTTGGGGAATCTTTCTCATGGTCTGTAGACGGAGAAACCTATTCGGCTTCGGGAACTTATACCAAAACTAATGATGGATGCACTGCTGATCAGTCTTTGGAATTAACTATTAGGACTAAACCCGAAACGATAATCACTAAAGAGAACATCTGTTTTGGTGAATCTTTCCCGTGGTCTGTAGATGGAGAAACCTATTCGGCTTCTGGGATTTATACCAAAATTAATGATGGTTGCTCTGCTGATCAGACTTTGGAATTAACCATTGGAACTAAACCCGAAACAATAATCACTAAAGAAAACATCTGTTTTGGAGAATCTTTCCCGTGGTCTGTAGATGGAAAAACCTATTCGGCTTCTGGAATTTATACCAAAACTAATGACGGTTGTACTGCTGATCAGACTTTGGAATTAACCATTGGAACTAAACCCGAAACAATAATCACTAAAGAGAACATCTGTTTTGGTGAATCTTTCCCGTGGTCTGTTGACGGAAAAACTTATTCGGCTTCTGGAACTTATACCAAAACTAATGATGGATGTACTGCTGATCAGACTTTGGAATTAACTATGGCTAAATTATTAGAAGCCTCACTTATAACAAATAGCCTAATTCCAGAATTATGTTCAGGAGATAAAGACGGATCATTTAGCATTGAAATCACAGGTGGAATAATGCCTTATAGCTTAACTCTTGATGACAAAAAAGGTTCCTATAATCAAATTATTGGCGATAAAAACACTTTTACGAATCTTGAAGGAGGCTCACACATTATTTACATCAAAGATTCATCAGATTGTACTACAGCACTTATAGTAGAAATGCCAAAAGCAATTGTAATAAATCCTGTCGCCAATGTTACATATTCTTGTCTGGACAATATAACAGTAAATTCTGTCACTATAGATGTTGACCCAAGTATTACAGATGTAAATGATTTAGATTATTCTTTAGATGGAATAATTTATCAATCTAATAACCTTTTTACAAATGTTAGTCCAGGAATGCAAACTATATACGCACGAAACTCTAACGGATGTATACAACAAACCAAAGAGTTCTTTATAGATTACGTTGAACCTTTGAACTTAACATTAGCTGATGGTGAATTAAACGAAATTGTAGCAACTGCAACCGGTGGTGAATCTCAATATAGATATTCATTTAATAATGAGCCTAACAGCACCACCAATAAATTTATCATCTACAAATCTGGAGATTACAGCATCACAGTTACGGATAAAAATGGCTGTACAGTAACAACTTCAAGATACTTTGAATTCATAGATGTTTGTATCCCAAATCATTTTACTCCAAACGGAGATGGTATAAATGATGAATGGGGACCTGGATGCACCACACAATACAAAAACTTGACTTTCATGATTTTTGACAGATACGGTCGTATAATCGGTAATTACAAATATGGCCAAAAATGGGATGGGAAATACAATGGAACAGAATTGTCTTCTGGTGATTACTGGTATGTATTCAAACTAAACGACAATAAAGACAATAGAGAGTTTGTTGGACATTTCACCCTTTACAGATAA
- the ricT gene encoding regulatory iron-sulfur-containing complex subunit RicT, whose amino-acid sequence MACTSCSTSDGGAPKGCKNNGTCGTDSCNKLTVFDWLANMSPSNGEAIFDCVEVRFKNGRKEFFRNSEKLTLSIGDIVATVASPGHDIGIVTLTGELVKIQMKKKGVNHESNEVPKIYRKASQKDIDIWSVARDREEPMKVRARELAIQHKLEMKISDIEFQGDGSKATFYYTANDRVDFRLLIKDFAKEFSTRVEMKQVGFRQEAARLGGIGSCGRELCCSTWLTDFRSVNTSAARYQQLSLNPQKLAGQCGKLKCCLNYELDTYMDALKDFPDYDTKLVTEKGDAVCQKQDIFKGLMWFAYTNNFANWHVLKIDQVKEIIAENKLKNKVSSLEDFAVEITSEPEKDFNNAMGQESLTRFDQPKRKKKPNRKRKPNAEAAIVATPNKPQAAPNQNKPAGGNPNKGNNQNKGNKPNNNNKPNQSNKPNNSNENKPAEPRKPIIITKNENKK is encoded by the coding sequence ATGGCATGTACAAGTTGTTCAACCTCAGATGGTGGCGCACCAAAGGGTTGTAAAAATAATGGGACTTGCGGCACCGATAGCTGCAATAAATTGACGGTTTTTGACTGGCTCGCAAACATGAGTCCGTCTAATGGAGAAGCTATTTTTGACTGTGTTGAGGTTCGTTTTAAAAACGGACGTAAGGAATTCTTCAGAAATTCAGAAAAATTAACTTTAAGTATTGGTGATATTGTAGCTACTGTTGCATCACCTGGACATGATATTGGGATTGTTACTTTGACAGGAGAATTGGTTAAAATTCAAATGAAGAAAAAAGGCGTAAATCACGAAAGTAATGAAGTGCCAAAAATTTACCGAAAAGCATCTCAAAAAGACATTGATATTTGGTCTGTAGCACGTGATCGTGAAGAGCCTATGAAGGTTCGTGCACGTGAATTGGCAATTCAGCATAAATTGGAAATGAAAATTTCTGATATTGAATTTCAGGGAGATGGATCAAAAGCTACTTTTTACTACACGGCAAATGACAGAGTCGATTTTAGACTTTTGATTAAAGATTTTGCAAAAGAATTCAGTACCAGAGTTGAAATGAAACAAGTTGGTTTCCGTCAGGAAGCTGCTCGTTTGGGCGGAATTGGTTCTTGCGGAAGAGAGCTTTGCTGTTCAACTTGGCTTACAGATTTTAGAAGTGTAAATACATCTGCAGCAAGATATCAGCAACTATCATTAAATCCACAAAAATTGGCCGGACAATGCGGGAAATTAAAGTGTTGCTTAAATTACGAGCTTGATACTTATATGGATGCATTGAAAGATTTCCCTGATTATGATACTAAATTGGTAACAGAAAAAGGAGATGCAGTTTGCCAAAAACAAGATATTTTTAAAGGATTAATGTGGTTTGCTTACACGAATAATTTTGCAAATTGGCATGTTTTAAAAATTGATCAGGTAAAAGAAATTATCGCAGAAAATAAGTTGAAAAACAAAGTTTCTTCGTTAGAAGATTTTGCTGTTGAAATTACTTCGGAGCCTGAAAAAGACTTTAATAATGCAATGGGTCAGGAAAGTTTAACTCGTTTTGATCAGCCAAAAAGAAAGAAAAAACCAAATCGCAAGCGCAAACCAAATGCAGAAGCAGCGATTGTGGCAACTCCAAACAAACCTCAGGCAGCTCCAAATCAGAATAAACCTGCTGGAGGAAATCCTAATAAAGGAAATAATCAGAACAAAGGAAATAAACCGAATAATAATAACAAGCCGAATCAATCGAATAAGCCAAACAATTCGAATGAAAACAAACCGGCTGAACCTAGAAAACCTATAATTATTACTAAAAATGAGAATAAAAAATAG
- a CDS encoding type IX secretion system membrane protein PorP/SprF — MKKFIITILLMIVNSGYSQELNLPVFTQYLADNPFVISSTYAGIGDNLRIRANGLTQWVGIKDAPDNQSIYADFRVLDRSGLGISLYNDSNGYTKQMGGKISFAHHLILDYYSKQYLSFGISYNFNNFKIDINEFKPTYENPMSDPGITNDRYLANNNFDIGALYRNKGYFLSFNISNILEKKIDQFTGIEPSLLRNYQVYTGFTFKGATNRIEFEPSVYYQMFASDKRSSTDFNFKYRQYNRYEDYFWVGVSYRFLNDQFLEPLMIGPMAGFRKNDFYFGYSYQASLNQLGAYNSGTHVVTIGLDFLRGISNCPCTQSPVRH; from the coding sequence ATGAAAAAATTTATAATAACAATATTACTTATGATTGTAAACTCAGGTTACAGTCAGGAATTAAACTTACCCGTTTTTACACAATATTTAGCAGATAATCCCTTTGTTATATCTTCAACTTATGCAGGTATTGGCGACAATTTAAGAATAAGAGCCAATGGACTAACACAATGGGTTGGTATTAAAGATGCTCCCGACAATCAGTCGATATATGCGGACTTTAGAGTTTTGGACCGCTCCGGATTAGGGATTTCGCTTTATAACGATAGTAATGGCTATACAAAACAAATGGGAGGCAAAATATCTTTTGCGCATCACCTTATTTTGGATTATTATTCTAAGCAATATTTATCGTTTGGAATCTCCTATAACTTTAATAATTTTAAAATCGACATCAATGAATTCAAACCTACATATGAAAACCCAATGTCAGATCCCGGCATTACAAATGACCGCTATTTAGCAAACAACAATTTTGATATAGGAGCATTATATAGAAATAAAGGTTACTTTTTAAGCTTTAACATTAGTAACATCCTCGAAAAAAAAATAGATCAATTTACAGGAATAGAACCAAGCTTACTTCGTAATTATCAAGTGTACACAGGATTTACATTTAAAGGTGCCACTAATAGAATTGAATTTGAACCTTCAGTTTATTATCAAATGTTTGCCAGTGATAAACGTTCCAGTACTGATTTTAATTTTAAGTACCGACAATATAATCGTTACGAAGATTATTTCTGGGTTGGAGTTTCTTATCGTTTCCTAAATGATCAATTTTTAGAACCTTTAATGATTGGGCCAATGGCAGGATTTAGAAAGAATGATTTTTATTTTGGATATTCTTATCAGGCATCACTAAATCAACTGGGCGCTTATAACTCCGGAACTCACGTTGTAACGATAGGACTGGATTTTCTTCGCGGAATTAGCAATTGTCCTTGTACACAAAGTCCTGTTCGTCATTAA
- a CDS encoding gliding motility lipoprotein GldH, producing the protein MRIKNSGILLLVAILLFSCDKKRVFDQYKSVGSAWHKDSIVTFDLPVLDSTKRYNLFVNLRDNNNYPFNNLFLIVATETPSGFTKVDTLEYQMANPDGTLLGNGFTDIKESKLFYKEDVKFRGKYKVHIKQAVRESGKIPGVQALDGITDVGFRIEQKD; encoded by the coding sequence ATGAGAATAAAAAATAGCGGAATTCTTCTTTTGGTAGCCATTCTTCTTTTTTCTTGTGATAAAAAAAGAGTGTTTGATCAGTACAAATCTGTTGGAAGTGCATGGCATAAAGACAGCATTGTAACCTTCGATTTGCCAGTTTTGGATTCCACAAAAAGATACAATTTATTTGTAAATTTGAGAGACAATAACAATTATCCGTTCAATAATTTGTTTTTGATTGTTGCTACAGAAACGCCAAGCGGTTTCACCAAAGTAGATACTTTAGAATATCAAATGGCAAATCCGGACGGAACTTTGCTTGGAAATGGTTTTACAGATATCAAAGAAAGTAAACTGTTTTATAAAGAAGACGTAAAGTTTAGAGGAAAATACAAAGTACACATCAAACAAGCCGTTAGAGAATCGGGAAAAATTCCGGGAGTTCAGGCTTTAGATGGTATTACAGACGTAGGTTTTAGAATAGAACAAAAAGATTAG